The DNA segment agataaagattaattatatttgatgaaaacattttaattgaaacatgTAATTCATCATGTTCTTGATATGAGGGATACGTGACTTTtagtgtattatatatatatatatatatatatatatatatatatatatatatatagcaataatttttgtacgttttcttttatatatataatgaactAAAAGTCACGTAAGTAGTAGAGCTAGGGCGGTTCTAACTCAAGTTGGAGTGGGGAtaaggggaggggaggggagggtaATTAATCGAGGAGAGGGTAATTAATTGAGGGAGAGAGGGTAATTAATCGAGGGGAGGGTAATTAATTGAGGGGGAGAGAGGATTTAATCGAGGAGGAGAGGGTATTTAATTGTAGGGGAGAGGATAATTAATAGAGGGGAGGGTATTTAATTGTAGGGGAGAGGGTATTTAATTGTATGGGGAGAGGCTAATTATTTGAGGGAGAGGGTATTTAATTGTAGGGAGAGGGTAATTAATCGAGGAGGAGAGGGTAATTAATAGAGGGGCAGTATTAATCGGGGAAATTAATCGAGGGGATTAATTAATCTATCGCGAAAGAAGggttatcaaataatttatcggGGAGGGGTAGGGTTAATCTGtcacataaatttcaaatttcttttgttcttattgttttttataacaaacgtctttgtcataaattttaaactttcttttttttttgtttattgtttctttttaacaaattaccctgtcataaattttgaattttctttgtttattgtttctttttaacaaattaccctgtcataaattttgaactttctttgtttattgtttctctaTACCAAATGatactgtcataaatttcaaacttccTTTTGTTTactgtttctttttaacaaattaccctgtcataaattttgaactttcttttcttttttctttgtttattgtttctttttaacaaattactctgttataaatttcaaacctccttttctttattatttctctataACATATTACcctatcataaatttcaaaactcttttgtttattgtttttctaacaaaTGAGAAACTTGTCTTAACATGTTTTCGAAAGTCCTTTGTGctcaccaccaccgccgctcaggtaaagagactttattatttcatatatgtaatgtaatttttatttgattatttataatttgagttagattacatatgcatatgtattctaatttaaattataaataattaaataataaaaattatattacgtatattccACTCCAGTTACGGTTtgctctctatctctctcccaCTACACTAATCGTATAAGCAGCGCCCTTATCTTGGCTGCTAGCGAGCGCCGATATCAGGCTGCTAgattttacaaacataaaaactttaaatttttaaataaataaataaataaaataaaataacatgcgGATACTGTAGTCtgcgtttaatattatacctgaaaaatttctttgatacAATTGAACCTATAGTAACATAATAAATCTtagctttctctttttcgaaattcttttcaaaagtCACGTGACTttacaaataagtatatataggtAAAACTCTTAGAGCATCCCTTAGACGTTTTCAAGTCTGTTTACCCGAAAGTCTGTGTACAGTAGCAAATATTTCAAGTGTGATTCAGTGTATGAAtaagtagtttttttttcctcaaatGGAGAACTTTGAGAGAGTGGAACGCGAACTCCTAGAAGAAGCAAACGAAGTCGCTACATTGAGTAAATTTTTCACATGGCTGCAATCATGTGAGGAGTGTATCGAACAACTCGAGGAACATAATCGTGCCAAGCGTCCTCGACTCACCATTGGACAGAGACAATCTATGGTGGCGAGAATCGCTCGACTCGCGGGTGAAAAGGTGCGACTAGAAAGACGTTTTATGCACGTTGGTGGTAACTACGCGAGCACTAGTGACGATACTAATAACGCAAGACTTGAGTGGCGCGAAATAGATACTGCGTTCGAGAGCCGTATCTTAACCGGTGCAGTGATTAACGTGCGTCACATTGAGCCTCGTCATTTTCTAGAAGATGCTAAAGACATTGTGCTAGAGCGAGTGCGAGATGCTTTAGAAAGACACGGTAGTGTAAAAGTTAACACCGCGTTCAATGGCGAATTTATAGCAGGGGATAAACGTGCTAATAAGAGTTATACCACGAGAAACAGCGATCTTTTTAGAACATCAGACTTGGATGAGTGGTACAAGCGGTACGTCATCGAGCCTACGTTAGCGTTGCTCGATGAATTTCAAGAACGTGATAGTGGGTGGGCGTTATCACGTATACTAaacttaacaattaatataaataagtataatccTATGCGTGCGGGATGTCGTTTCACATTACCACGACCTATTATGCTGAAAAGAGCGGTAGTGAACGTGCAATCAAAAGACAATGCATGTTTCGCGTGGTCAGTGGTCGCCGCTCTACATCCTGCAGACAGAAATAGTGATAGAGTGTCGTCATACCCACATTATTcagcaattttaaatttcggaGATATTGATTTTCCAGTCGCGctaaaagacattaaaaaattcgagcGACTCAATAACAACATTTCCATTAATGTGTACGGCGTCGAAGAGGAAAGATTTGTCCCCCTGCGACTTTCCGATGACAAGAAGGAGCAACATGTAAACTTATTATACATGCAAGAACCGCACAACGATAACATAGGCCATTTCACATGGATAAAAAATCTCTCTCGGCTCGTGGGATCACAATTGAGTAAAAAGgaacacaaaaaatacatttgtgatcggtaagtaataattctttataaacatatttataaaatttttttaaataaataatagtaaattaaatttttttcttttattattcacagatgtttacattacttttattCCGAGGAAAAGTTGAATATCTATAGCAAAGACTGTAATCAGATGAATGACTGCGCAATTCTTTTACCGAGTGAAAAAGACAAGTGGTTGAAATTCCGTAATCCCAAACATAAGGAGCGGCTACCCTTCATCGTATATGCCGATTTGGAGTGTGTGCTGCAGAAGACGCAATCTAACATGGAGCAAGAATCAACAACATACAAATACCAACACCATCAGGTATTCAGCATTGGATATTACGTGCAATGCTCATTTGATGATACGTTATCCGTGTATAGATTTCGTCGCGATCCTGATTGCGTCACGTGGTTTACAAAACAGCTAGAAGAATTATCACATAATGTTAAGACGCGTTTATCCGCCAATGTTCCCATGATTCCATTGTCAAAAGAACAGTGGGAGGCATACCGTAACGCGACACATtgtcatatatgtaataatttgttcGCGCCGGATGATACACGAGTGCGCGATCATTGCCATTTAACCGGTAAATATCGTGGTCCTGCACATTCAAATTGCAacttgaattataaaaattcgtttttcattccaatagttttccataatttatcaGGTTATGATTCACACTttataataaaggaaatagCAACCGCGTTTGAAGGTGGAGTTAGTTTACTACCAATCAcaaaagaaaagtacatttcttttacCAAAACCGTTGAAGATACCACCGAAGAAGATTCGCGAAAACATATCCAGTTAAGATTCATTGATTCATATAGATTCCTTAACACTAGTCTCGATAAATTAGCGTCATATCTTAAtactgataaattaaaaattgtacggtcagaatttttaaatttatctagcgaagaatttagtttattaacgCGGAAGGGCGTATTTCCTTATGAATATGTGGATTGCGCGGACAAGTTGCAGGACACGTGTTTACCGCCGCGCGAATCATTTTACAGTAGCCTGATCGGTGATACGGTgtccgagagcgattacgcACACGCTGAGAATGTCTGGAAGCGATTCTCTATTCAAACGCTAGGTGAATACAGtgacttatatttaaaaacagatgTTTTGTTATTAGCTGacattttcgaaaattttcgtGACACATGTATTCAAAGTTATGGTCTCGATCCTGCACATTATTATACACTCCCCGGATATACGTGGGACGCTATgctaaaatatactaaaattacatttgaacTACTCACAGACATTGACATGATATTGTTCATTGAGCGCGGTATACGTGGAGGTTTAAGTCAATGTTCAGGTAGATATGCACAAGCGAATAATAAGTACATGCAGTCGTATGACTCATCTAAACCGTCATCGTACCTGATGTactttgacgtcaataatttataCGGATGGGCAATGTGCCAACCTTTGCCTTACGCTAAATTTCAATGGGTTGaagatatcttaaattttaacgtGAACGCAATCGCTCCGGATTCACCAACTGGTTACATTCTCGAGGTTGATCTCGAGTATCCTCAAAATCTTCACGACGCGCACGCCGATCTACCGTTCTGTCCGACGCGCGACAAGCCGCCCGGTACGCGAGAAGAGAAATTGCTTGCAACTGTTTGCGATAAGAAGCGTTACATCATTCATTATCGCAACTTGCAACAGTGCATGCGTCATGGTCTCCGCGTAACACAAATACACCGCGTGTTAAAATTCGCACAATCTCCATGGCTCCGCAAGTATATTGAATTAAACACACAATTCCGAACCCTTGCAAAAaatgatttcgaaaaaaatttatataaacttatgaaTAATGCGGTATTCGGGAAAACTATGGAGAATGTGCGCAATCACGTTGACGTAAAACTATTAACGAAATGGGACGGACGGTACGGCGCGGAGGCAATGATCGCAAAACCTAATTTTTACAGTAGAAGCGTATTTTCAGAGAACCTAATCGCTATCGAACTGCGTAATCTCGAGGTGAAATTCAACAAGCCGATCTACGTAGGAATGTGTATACTTGACATTTCTAAAATCTGTTTGTATGAATTTCACCACGAGTACATGCTACCACTGTATCGCGACAAATGCAAAGTAATGTATACCGACACCGACAGTCTCATATATCATGTCGAGTGtgagaatatttatgaaaatatgaaacgTGATATTACAAGATTCGATACCAGCGATTATCCGATCGGTAATgcgtacggtat comes from the Monomorium pharaonis isolate MP-MQ-018 chromosome 9, ASM1337386v2, whole genome shotgun sequence genome and includes:
- the LOC118647413 gene encoding uncharacterized protein LOC118647413 yields the protein MNDCAILLPSEKDKWLKFRNPKHKERLPFIVYADLECVLQKTQSNMEQESTTYKYQHHQVFSIGYYVQCSFDDTLSVYRFRRDPDCVTWFTKQLEELSHNVKTRLSANVPMIPLSKEQWEAYRNATHCHICNNLFAPDDTRVRDHCHLTGKYRGPAHSNCNLNYKNSFFIPIVFHNLSGYDSHFIIKEIATAFEGGVSLLPITKEKYISFTKTVEDTTEEDSRKHIQLRFIDSYRFLNTSLDKLASYLNTDKLKIVRSEFLNLSSEEFSLLTRKGVFPYEYVDCADKLQDTCLPPRESFYSSLIGDTVSESDYAHAENVWKRFSIQTLGEYSDLYLKTDVLLLADIFENFRDTCIQSYGLDPAHYYTLPGYTWDAMLKYTKITFELLTDIDMILFIERGIRGGLSQCSGRYAQANNKYMQSYDSSKPSSYLMYFDVNNLYGWAMCQPLPYAKFQWVEDILNFNVNAIAPDSPTGYILEVDLEYPQNLHDAHADLPFCPTRDKPPGTREEKLLATVCDKKRYIIHYRNLQQCMRHGLRVTQIHRVLKFAQSPWLRKYIELNTQFRTLAKNDFEKNLYKLMNNAVFGKTMENVRNHVDVKLLTKWDGRYGAEAMIAKPNFYSRSVFSENLIAIELRNLEVKFNKPIYVGMCILDISKICLYEFHHEYMLPLYRDKCKVMYTDTDSLIYHVECENIYENMKRDITRFDTSDYPIGNAYGMPLENKKVPGLMKDENNGAIMIEFVGLRAKMYAMRVNGKKDTKKAKGVKSSVVARTITFDDYTHCLREEIEMTRRQSCIRSKLHEVYTISEKKIALSPYDDKRYLVPDSIETLPWGHWRIPL